One Eubalaena glacialis isolate mEubGla1 chromosome 11, mEubGla1.1.hap2.+ XY, whole genome shotgun sequence DNA segment encodes these proteins:
- the IL17RA gene encoding interleukin-17 receptor A isoform X2: protein MGAPRRRPRASQGSPPVPSLLLLLLLLCAPGLARASPRLLDHPAPVCTQQGLNCTVKNSTCLDDTWIHPRNLTPSSPKDVQTQLCFAHTQQGHLLPVVHIEWTLQTDASILYLEGAELSVLQLNTNERLCVKFEFLSTLKHHHKRWRFAFSHFVVEPGQEYEVTVHHLPKPIPDGDPNHQSRNFLVPDCEDPRMKITTPCVSSGSLWDPSITVETLEDHQLRLSFTPWNESTKYQILLDSFLPAENRSCFRRVMDLTVIQPFFSSCLNDCLRHSVAVPCPEVPHTPDAVEDYMPLWVSRCIPGLSILLVGSVILLVVCMAWRLLGSHHGKYENGTRCTDVLPAATSLSPPPLKPRKVWIVYSADHPLYVDVVLKFAQFLLTVCGTEVALDLLEEQAISEAGVMTWVGRRKQEVVEGNSKIIVLCSRGTRAKWQAILGWEDATVQLRCDRGKPAGDLFTAAMNMILPDFKRPACFGTYIVCYFSDISCEADIPELFNITSCYALMDKFEEVYFRIQDLEMFGPGRMHRVGVLTAQNYLQSPGGQQLREAVQRFRRWQAQCPDWFKLENLCSADDQDLPSLDEETFEEPPPGGGIVRQEPLVLEPASQGSLLVELLLAGEGGGPSRLEPQPWPQEQPEAQTLQTTVVPVDGAPPAQAVEPVPQAVRSGAASRLALAGGGEACPLLGGWGPGRNSLLFLPVHPEDPPVRSSPAGRPDGSVLPAPQQSPSCQDVRAPPGEEERRSVQSDQGYISRSSPQLPDDDDGDRGGGPGGQPLYPEGLESLRSLQLQLFLQELRKNPGLEPKGPPRGASPAQGGEHVCL, encoded by the exons ATGGGGGCCCCGCGCCGCCGGCCGCGCGCGTCCCAGGGGTCCCCGCCGGTGCCGTCGCTCCTGCTTCTCCTGCTGCTCCTGTGCGCCCCGGGCCTGGCTCGCGCCTCCCCGAGGCTCTTGGACCACCCGGCGCCCGTGTGCACCCAGCAG GGGCTGAACTGCACAGTCAAGAACA GTACCTGCCTGGACGACACCTGGATCCACCCTCGAAACCTGACCCCGTCGTCCCCCAAAGACGTTCAGACCCAGCTGTGCTTTGCCCACACGCAGCAAGGACACCTGCTCCCCGTGGTTCACATCGAGTGGACGCTTCAGACAGATG CCAGCATCCTCTACCTGGAGGGGGCGGAACTGTCCGTCCTGCAGCTGAACACCAATGAACGTCTGTGTGTCAAGTTTGAGTTTCTGTCCACACTGAAGCATCATCACAAGCGG TGGCGTTTTGCCTTCAGCCACTTTGTGGTGGAACCCGGCCAGGAGTACGAGGTGACCGTCCACCACCTGCCTAAGCCCATCCCTGACGGGGACCCAAACCACCAGTCCAGAAACTTCCTGGTGCCCG ACTGCGAGGACCCCAGGATGAAGATCACCACGCCCTGCGTGAGCTCAG GCAGCCTGTGGGACCCCAGCATCACTGTGGAGACCCTCGAGGACCACCAGCTGCGGCTGAGCTTCACCCCGTGGAACGAGTCCACCAAATACCAGATCCTGCTAGACAGCTTTCTACCCGCGGAGAACCGGAGCTGCTTCCGGCGCGTCATGGATCTGACCGTG ATCCAGCCCTTCTTCAGCAGCTGCCTCAACGACTGCCTCCGACACTCGGTGGCCGTGCCCTGCCCAGAGGTCCCGCACACCCCAG ATGCCGTTGAAG ACTACATGCCCCTGTGGGTGTCCAGGTGCATCCCCGGCCTCTCCATCCTGCTGGTGGGTTCCGTCATCCTGCTGGTCGTCTGCATGGCCTGGCGGCTACTGG ggTCCCATCACGGAAAATATGAAAACGGCACCAGATGCACAG ACGTCCTGCCCGCTGCCACCAGCCTGAGCCCCCCACCCTTGAAGCCCAGGAAGGTGTGGATCGTTTACTCGGCCGATCACCCCCTCTACGTGGACGTGGTCCTAAAGTTCGCCCAGTTCCTGCTCACCGTGTGCGGCACCGAAGTGGCCCTCGACCTGCTGGAGGAACAGGCCATCTCGGAGGCGGGGGTCATGACCTGGGTGGGCCGCCGGAAGCAGGAGGTGGTGGAGGGCAACTCCAAGATCATCGTCCTGTGCTCCCGAGGCACCCGGGCCAAGTGGCAGGCCATCCTCGGCTGGGAGGACGCCACCGTCCAGCTTCGCTGTGACCGCGGGAAGCCCGCGGGGGACCTGTTCACGGCGGCCATGAACATGATCCTGCCGGACTTCAAGAGGCCGGCCTGCTTCGGCACCTACATCGTCTGCTACTTCAGTGACATCAGCTGCGAGGCCGACATCCCTGAGCTCTTCAACATCACCTCCTGCTACGCGCTCATGGACAAGTTTGAGGAGGTCTACTTCCGCATCCAGGACCTGGAGATGTTCGGGCCGGGCCGCATGCACCGCGTCGGGGTGCTCACGGCCCAGAACTACCTGCAGAGCCCCGGCGGCCAGCAGCTCCGCGAGGCCGTGCAGCGCTTCCGACGCTGGCAGGCCCAGTGCCCCGACTGGTTCAAGCTCGAGAACCTCTGCTCGGCAGACGACCAAGACCTCCCGTCCCTGGATGAGGAGACCTTCGAGGAGCCGCCGCCGGGAGGAGGGATCGTCCGGCAGGAGCCGCTGGTGCTGGAACCCGCCTCCCAGGGCAGCCTGCTGGTGGAGCTGCTCCTcgcgggggaaggagggggccCGTCGCGGCTGGAGCCCCAGCCTTGGCCCCAGGAGCAGCCGGAGGCCCAGACGCTCCAGACCACGGTGGTCCCGGTGGACGGGGCCCCTCCGGCGCAGGCGGTGGAGCCCGTGCCTCAGGCCGTCAGGAGCGGTGCCGCCAGCCGGCTGGCCCTGGCTGGGGGAGGCGAGGCCTGCCCGCTCCTGGGCGGCTGGGGCCCTGGGCGGAacagcctcctcttcctccccgtGCACCCCGAGGACCCGCCCGTCCGCAGCAGCCCCGCGGGGCGGCCGGACGGCTCCGTGCTGCCGGCCCCGCAGCAGAGCCCGAGCTGCCAGGACGTGCGCGCGCcccctggggaggaggagcgGCGGTCGGTGCAGTCGGACCAGGGCTACATCTCCAGGAGCTCCCCGCAGCTCCCGGACGACGACGACGGGGACCGGGGCGGGGGGCCGGGCGGGCAGCCGCTGTATCCCGAGGGACTGGAGAGCCTGCGGAGCCTCCAGCTGCAGCTCTTCCTCCAGGAGCTTCGCAAGAACCCTGGCCTGGAGCCCAAGGGGCCGCCGCGTGGGGCCTCCCCCGCCCAGGGCGGTGAGCACGTGTGTCTGTAG
- the IL17RA gene encoding interleukin-17 receptor A isoform X1: MGAPRRRPRASQGSPPVPSLLLLLLLLCAPGLARASPRLLDHPAPVCTQQGLNCTVKNSTCLDDTWIHPRNLTPSSPKDVQTQLCFAHTQQGHLLPVVHIEWTLQTDASILYLEGAELSVLQLNTNERLCVKFEFLSTLKHHHKRWRFAFSHFVVEPGQEYEVTVHHLPKPIPDGDPNHQSRNFLVPDCEDPRMKITTPCVSSGSLWDPSITVETLEDHQLRLSFTPWNESTKYQILLDSFLPAENRSCFRRVMDLTVPAQEATRQCCNVTLTLPGFSWCCRHHVQIQPFFSSCLNDCLRHSVAVPCPEVPHTPDAVEDYMPLWVSRCIPGLSILLVGSVILLVVCMAWRLLGSHHGKYENGTRCTDVLPAATSLSPPPLKPRKVWIVYSADHPLYVDVVLKFAQFLLTVCGTEVALDLLEEQAISEAGVMTWVGRRKQEVVEGNSKIIVLCSRGTRAKWQAILGWEDATVQLRCDRGKPAGDLFTAAMNMILPDFKRPACFGTYIVCYFSDISCEADIPELFNITSCYALMDKFEEVYFRIQDLEMFGPGRMHRVGVLTAQNYLQSPGGQQLREAVQRFRRWQAQCPDWFKLENLCSADDQDLPSLDEETFEEPPPGGGIVRQEPLVLEPASQGSLLVELLLAGEGGGPSRLEPQPWPQEQPEAQTLQTTVVPVDGAPPAQAVEPVPQAVRSGAASRLALAGGGEACPLLGGWGPGRNSLLFLPVHPEDPPVRSSPAGRPDGSVLPAPQQSPSCQDVRAPPGEEERRSVQSDQGYISRSSPQLPDDDDGDRGGGPGGQPLYPEGLESLRSLQLQLFLQELRKNPGLEPKGPPRGASPAQGGEHVCL; this comes from the exons ATGGGGGCCCCGCGCCGCCGGCCGCGCGCGTCCCAGGGGTCCCCGCCGGTGCCGTCGCTCCTGCTTCTCCTGCTGCTCCTGTGCGCCCCGGGCCTGGCTCGCGCCTCCCCGAGGCTCTTGGACCACCCGGCGCCCGTGTGCACCCAGCAG GGGCTGAACTGCACAGTCAAGAACA GTACCTGCCTGGACGACACCTGGATCCACCCTCGAAACCTGACCCCGTCGTCCCCCAAAGACGTTCAGACCCAGCTGTGCTTTGCCCACACGCAGCAAGGACACCTGCTCCCCGTGGTTCACATCGAGTGGACGCTTCAGACAGATG CCAGCATCCTCTACCTGGAGGGGGCGGAACTGTCCGTCCTGCAGCTGAACACCAATGAACGTCTGTGTGTCAAGTTTGAGTTTCTGTCCACACTGAAGCATCATCACAAGCGG TGGCGTTTTGCCTTCAGCCACTTTGTGGTGGAACCCGGCCAGGAGTACGAGGTGACCGTCCACCACCTGCCTAAGCCCATCCCTGACGGGGACCCAAACCACCAGTCCAGAAACTTCCTGGTGCCCG ACTGCGAGGACCCCAGGATGAAGATCACCACGCCCTGCGTGAGCTCAG GCAGCCTGTGGGACCCCAGCATCACTGTGGAGACCCTCGAGGACCACCAGCTGCGGCTGAGCTTCACCCCGTGGAACGAGTCCACCAAATACCAGATCCTGCTAGACAGCTTTCTACCCGCGGAGAACCGGAGCTGCTTCCGGCGCGTCATGGATCTGACCGTG CCTGCACAGGAGGCCACCCGGCagtgctgcaacgtcacgctcaCCCTGCCAGGCTTCAGCTGGTGCTGCCGTCACCACGTgcag ATCCAGCCCTTCTTCAGCAGCTGCCTCAACGACTGCCTCCGACACTCGGTGGCCGTGCCCTGCCCAGAGGTCCCGCACACCCCAG ATGCCGTTGAAG ACTACATGCCCCTGTGGGTGTCCAGGTGCATCCCCGGCCTCTCCATCCTGCTGGTGGGTTCCGTCATCCTGCTGGTCGTCTGCATGGCCTGGCGGCTACTGG ggTCCCATCACGGAAAATATGAAAACGGCACCAGATGCACAG ACGTCCTGCCCGCTGCCACCAGCCTGAGCCCCCCACCCTTGAAGCCCAGGAAGGTGTGGATCGTTTACTCGGCCGATCACCCCCTCTACGTGGACGTGGTCCTAAAGTTCGCCCAGTTCCTGCTCACCGTGTGCGGCACCGAAGTGGCCCTCGACCTGCTGGAGGAACAGGCCATCTCGGAGGCGGGGGTCATGACCTGGGTGGGCCGCCGGAAGCAGGAGGTGGTGGAGGGCAACTCCAAGATCATCGTCCTGTGCTCCCGAGGCACCCGGGCCAAGTGGCAGGCCATCCTCGGCTGGGAGGACGCCACCGTCCAGCTTCGCTGTGACCGCGGGAAGCCCGCGGGGGACCTGTTCACGGCGGCCATGAACATGATCCTGCCGGACTTCAAGAGGCCGGCCTGCTTCGGCACCTACATCGTCTGCTACTTCAGTGACATCAGCTGCGAGGCCGACATCCCTGAGCTCTTCAACATCACCTCCTGCTACGCGCTCATGGACAAGTTTGAGGAGGTCTACTTCCGCATCCAGGACCTGGAGATGTTCGGGCCGGGCCGCATGCACCGCGTCGGGGTGCTCACGGCCCAGAACTACCTGCAGAGCCCCGGCGGCCAGCAGCTCCGCGAGGCCGTGCAGCGCTTCCGACGCTGGCAGGCCCAGTGCCCCGACTGGTTCAAGCTCGAGAACCTCTGCTCGGCAGACGACCAAGACCTCCCGTCCCTGGATGAGGAGACCTTCGAGGAGCCGCCGCCGGGAGGAGGGATCGTCCGGCAGGAGCCGCTGGTGCTGGAACCCGCCTCCCAGGGCAGCCTGCTGGTGGAGCTGCTCCTcgcgggggaaggagggggccCGTCGCGGCTGGAGCCCCAGCCTTGGCCCCAGGAGCAGCCGGAGGCCCAGACGCTCCAGACCACGGTGGTCCCGGTGGACGGGGCCCCTCCGGCGCAGGCGGTGGAGCCCGTGCCTCAGGCCGTCAGGAGCGGTGCCGCCAGCCGGCTGGCCCTGGCTGGGGGAGGCGAGGCCTGCCCGCTCCTGGGCGGCTGGGGCCCTGGGCGGAacagcctcctcttcctccccgtGCACCCCGAGGACCCGCCCGTCCGCAGCAGCCCCGCGGGGCGGCCGGACGGCTCCGTGCTGCCGGCCCCGCAGCAGAGCCCGAGCTGCCAGGACGTGCGCGCGCcccctggggaggaggagcgGCGGTCGGTGCAGTCGGACCAGGGCTACATCTCCAGGAGCTCCCCGCAGCTCCCGGACGACGACGACGGGGACCGGGGCGGGGGGCCGGGCGGGCAGCCGCTGTATCCCGAGGGACTGGAGAGCCTGCGGAGCCTCCAGCTGCAGCTCTTCCTCCAGGAGCTTCGCAAGAACCCTGGCCTGGAGCCCAAGGGGCCGCCGCGTGGGGCCTCCCCCGCCCAGGGCGGTGAGCACGTGTGTCTGTAG